Sequence from the Ooceraea biroi isolate clonal line C1 chromosome 5, Obir_v5.4, whole genome shotgun sequence genome:
TCTCGATCTCCCCCGCGCACGTTCGACGAAAACGTGGGAACATCCCCAGATGGATTTCCTTCAGAAATCAAAATAGAAATCGTCCCGCAAGTatgttcaattaattaatccgtGATCATCGATGTCTGTTTCATGAATTCGGATGCACGTCACCAAGGAAGACTCGTACGCAGCTCTTTCTGTCCAATTTGCCAATCGGTATGCGAAACTGTCGCGCGATCGCATCGTCGAACGTGCGCGAGGACTTCCGGGAGCCGCAAGACTCACGAAGCTAAATGACCGGCCTCGCGGATCGCTGTGCCTCCTTCGCGAAAGGGCAGTAGATGCAGACAGTCTTTAAGTTTGGCCTTCCTGGATGTGTGCGTAATCGACTGAATCCACTCCGAACAAGAGTATAAAAAACAAGGCAGTTTCAAGTTTGGCCCATCAGATCGTTTAAACTAACGCGCTCTCGAAAGCGATGGAGAGCACGTGGATAAATCGAAAGGCCGAAGAGATAAATTGAGAAGAAGAACGCCGTATGGTCGCAGGGCGAAGGAGACGGTCCCATTCCGCGAGGCGGGCCACGAATCTTCGTCCGTAATCACGATCTCGAGATGATATCATAACGCGCGTACACCTTACTTCGGTAATCGAATCTATCTACTCGCGACGACGTCTAATTTCTATCGTAAATCGTTGCAAATTGGACCGACGACAGCACCGGGGGAAGAGTTAGCGTAGCGCTTCATTTCCGCGTCTCTCGGCTGCTTTCCTCGCGGCCGCCGGCTATCGAGAGAGAGGCGGAAGAGACCACGGAAGATGATGATTTTACAGGTTACACTGCCACAGTATCGTAGGGTGTGAGGAGTCCCCCGTGACCGCCGTGGGGGCTGCCGGTTTGCCGGCCGGGAGCTTCGTTTCTGCAACACAAACCTGCATTTTTGGCATCCGACGACGACCAAGCTGACGTTACGACTCCAACGCAAGTCCAACGATTGCCCTCGCGTGCAGACGTCTTCCGCGCGTTCTCGCACTCTAATCAGATCAGGAAATTTAAATAGCGCGTCTTTAATTTCTAAACGGTTTTTTGTTAAACAGACAGGCCGAGATACCTGACGAATCTCCATGAGAGAGGAAATGTTATACGAAAGAGAGATCTGCACGCGAATTTGGCGAGTGCATGCTATAACAACAGCCAGAGCAGTGACGACGGCaacgatatttaattatgcgatgaatgaaataaaatataaagatgatGATCGTAGGCATGTCAGTCGTTAGTAGCATCGCAGCAGTCCGGATAGAGGTTCAGTAGTAGCGGTGACAGTGGCAACACACAGCTGTAGTGGGAATCGGCGTTGCTTGACGTACTTGTATCGCATTCTATTCATTACTCGGATTAGTTACACAGCTACACGTTACACACTGTTAATAGTCGAAGGCCAACCGCATTAATCGAAGCTACATGCAAACACATGATCATATCGGTAAAGCGTTTCTCGGTGGAGAACTTGGGGGACTCGGTCATGTCCGTAAGCAACGTTCTGGAGGATCGTCTACTCTGATCGTCGCAAAACAAATCGAGTGATAGGTCGAACTTTTAAATGGGATATGATGAAACTCAGTGGAAAAATGGTGTACGACGCATCTCAAAAGCATCTCTTCGCAAGTCTTTAACAGTTCTTTGTACATCCTGATTTCGATTATGTTTGACAAACTTACGGCTTCCTGTGTAATTAGCCATGAAACAAGAAAAGATCAGACGTACGTTAAACAGACAATCAGACACATTGAATGTTCGAGGCTCTTTGAAAGTCTAGCGAACCACCGTGCACTCGACGCTCGGTCATTCAAATCACGTACTCGAGTGACCGAGTAAGAGAAAGTGAGAACACGAATTGAGAGAACTCGTTACCGAACTCGATGCAGCTTGATCCTCCACGGAGGAAGATAGAGATGAGAGCCGGATCGCGGTCGAGCGACCGCAACGAGCGATCGTGAGCGATCGTCGCTGAATTCGAAAAACGTTCTTGCGGGAAAAGCGTTTCGATGAACGCGTATCCCTCTCGCGGGAGGGAAACGATCGCTCGAGACACAGCGGCGGAAATAATGGTGTAACGCCATTAAAGACCGTCCACCGTTAACCAAGCTCACTCGCGCTCTACTGACCTCTCTATGAGTTTACGCATCTCCTCGGTGGTCATGCCGTCCTTGCCGCGAGCATTCACTGAAATAGAAAAACACACGGCACGATTGACACAACGATTAAACTACTACGACAACACGTAACATGCAATTTGTGGAAGCGATGAACCATtagagaatttaaaaaaattgaaaaaaaaagaagagtaaaGACACATAAATCCACGGCGAGTCTTCTCCATTCGCGACTCGCTCGCCATGCGATATACGTCCGCATAATGAGCCGCCGATACGCCTAATGATGCGTAGTGCATAGTAAAACGAGCATCTGTAGTAATGGAGCTGAATCGGAGTGATGCCTCAGGGAGGGAAGCATGTCGCCAGACTGACGAGGATCGAACGGGGAAGGGCGAGCCCTTAGGCTCCTCCCGATCAAACCAAGTCAGGTCTCGGCTTCATGGTCTGGCCTCCGGCTCGTTCTCCGACTAATCGCGAATTTTTCTACTGACCGCCGTAGTTGCGGTTGACAAGCTGATCACGGTCGCACTCGGCCTCGCTGATCTCGTTGCTCTCCTTGCTGTCGTTGAAGCTGGAATTGTTCTGATCCTGGTGGTTCCTCGGCGGCGGTGGAGGCGGTTCAGGCGAGCCAGAAACGGGAATGTTGCGAATTGATCCTACGCTGCGACGTCCGACAGATCCGCGAGATCCGTAATGATCGTAGGGTGCGCCGTATTGCGATCCGTACTGCGATCCATACTGGTCTTCCTCGGGTGCGCAATTGGCCGGGTCGTCGTATTCGGGCGAGAAGACGTTGTGGGTACCGCTGCCGCCTCCTTGGGATGGTACTCGAGAGTAGCGGCCGTTCTGACGAGGCTGTGGAAACGATCGATCGTGACTTTAACAATGTTTGCTGACGGAGCGAACGTAATTTGCGAAATAAAtggattttataaatgttctGCGAGAGCACAGAATGTTTTCGTTTGCGATGCGCATATTGCTCTTGCGGACTTGCGAATGAGAGGTAAGATACCATGGATTGAGATCCGGAGCGACTGTGAGCGGAAGCGTTGGTCGGATGTCCTACGGGTGGTCCCATGGTGCCGGAGTGACCGTTTCCTGGGTGAGGGAATGTCTGAAACTGCATGGCCTTACTTGGATCCATCTCCTCGCGGAATCCCAGAAGGTGGAAGGTCGCATACGGGCAGATCTCATCCTCCATACCTGCAAATGGGCAATCAAGCAGGGTAGACTCTGCCGTTATGGGTGAGAAATCTAGGAGACGGGATTTGTTGAACGATAAAGATTGCTTCGACGGTGTCTCcttgtgtataaaaaaacCATCGCGATGATTTCAGATTTACTTCGAAACGGAACAAGATTGTGAGAGCAATCTTTCCCTCGACTGAATTCACATGCGCCTTCTATCGCGGATTTAAACGAGGCAGAAAGGAAACTTTACTCACTTTAAGTTTCTTCTTTCCTCGATTCTCTCGTTCTACATTTATGAGAACTTTAAATCTTCCATAACTGATCATgcgtattaaaaaatgtgtttGAATAGACTTGAGTCCATTGACGCCCGATTCATCTTATCGATCAGTCACGTAATCTTTATTAAACacgtataaatttattctgcgattaattaattaacattttacacTTCGCTGTTATGTAGATGAGCAATTAACCGAAACCTTAAATCGATATGACGATAACGGGCACACGGAGACCTTGAAAGATCTTCTCGAAAGAtgatgaatgaatgaatgtaATTCCTTTCTACATGGTATTCGTGTTGTCTGTCGGCGTGCTATGAGCGCAAGCATGCGAAAACGTGCAACATCGAGTGACGTGCCGGAATTAAAATGACACGAGGGTTCAAGTGGTACGGGTGGGGGACTTACGAAGACCGAGCTGGGACCGAGCCAGCAACGTCAGCCGGTTCCGGCCTGCGATCATCGATCGGGCGAATGCCGGATACCCCCATGAACCGAAATTGCTATTACCAACCTCTGTGCGGGAGACCTTCTGCGCTGCCCATACGTGGTGGCGGCGGGCATCTTCTGTTGGGCACGTAGTGACTCAATTCCTCATACATGTGCCGTCTCGGATCCCACGTCGAGTGACTCCTTACCGAGCCAGTTCCACCTATCGAACACATACTACAAAGGTCGTACGACACGCTGGTGCCTACCAAGATTCGTTTTACCAACCGACCAACCCTGTTCCCTTTGGCTGGCTCGAGACTCGGGGGGGATGTCTTTTTgtctttcttgtttttttctttctttcctaaAGACACGATTGTTATATGCGAATCGGCATTATACTCGACACTCGTTAGGCACCAACGGCGTGATAAGCGCAAACAAATAGGAACAAATGAACGAATAATGGTCTCCGCTGGGACACACACCTCGGTAATGTAAGAACGAATAACGTGAGAACATTTCGAAGCGAGAGGCGAGCGAAAAATAGAAACTGGCAATGATGTATGATCGTGTGTCTGGCATGGGAGTCTGTGAGGCGTTGAATCGGACGTTATGTGTGCGAATCGACGTTGTATCCCTTGAGAAAAGATGAAAGAAGGAACTATCGTGCCGATGCGACAACAACTAGACAAGAATAATGGAAACTCGTCTAAAAGGTAAGTGTTGGCAGTTGTGGCTTACTTATAACTGTACCTCGCTTGATACGATCGCAGGTGTTGTAATTGGAACCGGGTACCGGTGGCAGCTTGCGATTCGGTGGAGCAATGTACCCCAGTTCGTCCCGGAGATCGGATCTGCGTTTGTCCAGGGTTGCACCGCCAACTCCAGTCTGCTGATAGACTACGTCATCTGGAATAGCGGCACAGTATAGCAAATGTCAACGTGAGCACGATGCTTGTGCTTTTATGTTGCAATGCATTATGCCATCACCCACGCTTGTGCAACAAAGGAAAAACTGGGAAGGAGAGAATCGAGAGAGGATCGCTCGGGAGGATGGCAAGACTAGGGTGGCCGACGCGTGGATCGATCGTCGAGAAACATTGACGAGCTGGTGAACATAATTACACTTTGTTCTCGAGAACCTGCAGCTGATTAAAAAAGCACTTGCAAAATTCCCAGCGCGTTTCCCGACGAGCCTCCATCGTCCTCATGCGACTTAGCGAGtaaaagtaagaaaaaaaaattggtATACATTGTCCCTCGTAATATTTCTCGTCGGCTGAAGAGATACCTCGCAGCCGTGTTTGCTCCGGACCTCGAGTTCGCCTCGAGAGCGCCACGCAAATCACAACTATTCCTACTATTATGACAACGACCGTTGCGCCGACCGGCACCACCACGTTTACGTCGAGCCAGCTGGGCAACCACGGGAAGTAACGCCTGACATCCGCGGTGTTGTCGCCGTTACCGCCGTTACGTACGGGAGGTGCGATCGTGCCTGCACGAAGAGAAAAACGGACGGAAGACGATTAGAGTGCGGTATGCAATTACCTTTATCGCTACCGTGACTCTTCCCCCTGAGGAAGCACATCACGATGACGGCAACGAAGATAACGAGAATCGCCGCCGCCACGGGAACGATCAGATTTAAGTTAGCCatgaaaattttcatcgggtcgtcgtcgttgccacCACCGTTCACGTCCGGTAGCTCGCGGGCCGGTGCAATGGTGCCTGGAACAGAAAACGTTTCGGCAACCGCTCAATCCAGCCACCATTGGCACCGCCAGCGCGAACTGACAGACAGACTCACCCTAGTAGCACAGTACATTGGCAATACGTTGGCtaaatattgattacattGGGAATATCTTGGTCAATATTTCCCAATGCAAAGCTAATATTGgttattaacaaaatgcaATTGCACTGCCAATATTGTAGTGCCCATGACAACACCAATTAGTTatcaaataaatgtaattgtgCTGCCAACATCATTACACCCATGAATTTTGGTGAAGTCCATCCTTTTTATATCTATTCTAATCCTATTCtataataacttataataACAATTCTAATCctataaaaacaaaagtgaTACTTTATCATATCAATTAACGGTTAATCAAtttagtattaataaatagagGATAGTTTAATTAGacttacataaaaaatacgcATATATATTGCTTAAAAACGTAATTATATACTGTTACGTACAGTTCAATTACAATGTCTTTAAAGAGACGTactaaatggaaaataataaatgaaagagTTAAAAAACATGTAGCAATACTTGAGACACAGGATAAGGAAACAAATAGTGCTAGATAGAAGAATAGAAGAATTAATTAGGTCAAAATACTCTAAAGAATCTCTTAATTCTGACTTGTATAGCATAACCAGCAATTTAATCAATATGAATTTTGTGAgtgaatttaataaatgaggATGAATGTATAAATTctaattgcattaataatgAATCTGACAGCTCATGTTCTTCTAttgagtattatttatttgaagatGATTTTAATGAAGCAAGTTTTCATGACAATAATACTTAGGTATAGAAGTTTTGTTTCTAGAGATTATTTCGAAGAAATTACAAGATGCATCAAAaagtgaaatttaaaaaaaatatcgaagtTTCTTGCAGAAAGCGGGgacagagaagaagaaaggaaagagagaacatAATAAACGTGATAAggttaataagaaaaataagattttttattaataagattattaataagatattttatatgctaAAGAGTATTGTTATCAAAgagtaacattattttcttattaaaatactttatgtttttttttattttattattatatattaatacatatataatattatatattatgcttATAAGAATGTTTATAAACTTTCGTAAAACAAAtaaactgaataaaattaaaaattagaaaattattgaactatatacctttaattttttgtacgtatttattttttgtttgttgAAATTGTTTGGCATTTTATACAACAGgctcgatatttaataatgtattttgtagccaataatgaattatatatatttataaaggaCCCTGCACAAATCTTATGGGAAATGGATCCCAGTCGAATCggctgaaaatttaatattggcCAAAAAAGAAAGTTGTTtactttacaatattaattcaatattagAAACTGATCTGTATCCAATGTAAAAAACTTGGATATGTATTAGCCAATCTTGgcaaaaaaatgaaagtaatCTATTGGTCCaataacaaaattcaatattggcTAAAAAAGAGAGCGCCTACTTTACACTATTGGAGCAATGTGGGAAATCACTACATAGTATAGTGGACTGACAAAGATCGAACCTTCTAAGATTCCTTCGTTCCTTCGAAGTCtttcgaagcttcgaaaaaGTAACAGTCCTACTATATACCCAACAACATGAAAGATTGGACATATGTTGTTGCAATGCAGTTGTGCTACTAAGGTCATCCTCGTACTCACCGCCAGTCACCGTCAATGTTGCGAATTCGTACTCAGCCACAGCGAAGCCGGCATTGTTGTGAGCCGTGACGCGCAAGTAGTACCAGCTAGCCGGATCCAGGTCCAACACTACGAAGTTACCGCCCGGCTTGACGTTGTTCGAGACCTGGTTCCATTCCTGCTGATGCCTGGAGAACGCGAAACACGCATCTTTAACTACCGACTCCGACTACGTGGACCGGGTGTGCCAAACCGCCGCGTTCTATCGTTTCTTTATCGTCTTACTTCTTTTTGTGCTCGACGACGAAGTACAGCATGGGACAGCCACCGTCCGACCAGGCGCTCAAATGCAGGGTGATGCTGTTCGTGGATACCTCGATGAATCTCGCCGCTTCGGGGATGATCGGCTTCGAGCCCTTCGTACGTGTGTTTAGGATGTCTGAGGGATCGCCAGTACCAATTCTGCGAATGATTCTCGTAAGTAAAATTCTCTGTGACGTTAATTAGAGCAGTTTTGGTAATTAAGTTACCCATTATATGCCGTAACGTAGATCTGATAACGGGAACCACACCACAGGTTTTCAAGAGTGTATTTCTGCGCCGTGGAGCTGATCTGAACGGTCTCCCAGTCACCGAATTCGGGTTTATAATGAATCGTGTAGCCATGGATCGGTGCATTGTCGGTGGGATGCGGGCGCAGCTTCATCGTCAAGGAGTTTGTGGTGGTTGCGGTAAGAGTGACTTGCGGCGAGTGCGGGGGAGCTGTATACAGaccattaattttattaaaattcgaaatgtttctataattttattaaattcattattgaCAGTATTAAACCTgaagtattaattttttaatagataaaattgaaaatttgcatCCACGTACCGTGAACGACCAACTGATGAGTCACGGTGTCGTGTCCGAAGGAGTTTTCAACGTAGCAAGAGTATTCGCCAGCATCAGCGCGGTCGACTTCCTTGATAAATAGAGATCCCTCGGGCAGCTGTCTCAATCGATCACTCGGCTGGAGAGTGGCACCTCGTACCTTCCACGTTACTTCCGGTGCGGGCACGCCAACGGTGAGACACGGCAGCTTCACGTCTTCCTTGTACGTGGCGGTGAATTTGTCATCGAACGACGCGATCTTCGCCGGTACtatgagaataaaaattaaagtataaCAATTTACTTATGATCAGttctgaaaaattataatcgGTTTGTTTCGATTTCTCTCaagatattgtaattaaataagagttagaaatttacttatttgaattttattcaattttaaaaagaaaaaatttaccTCGAACGCTAGGTCCTAGCGTGACGATCTTGGAAGCTTCTCCTTCGCCGATATTCGTGCTAGCAGTCACCCAGAACTCGTATCTGCGTTGCTTATCCAGTCCAGACGCTTCGTGAGTGAGTTGATTCGGCGGTACCTTCTGACTGGTAGGTTCCTCTGCGTTATCGGCCTTGGTGTAAACGGTATATTGAGAAATAACTCCGTTGGGCTGGCTGGGTGGGCGCCATGAGATGAGAATGGATTCCGCGGACATGACCAGAGCTTTAATGGCGATCGGAGCTTCGGGTGCTGGAAATTAGCGCAGAAAATACTAGTAAACTAATGTATTCCATTAAAAAATGcctgataaataaattttaattaccgtCTTGTTCGGTCTGGCAGTGAATCGGTGCGGATTTGACGCCGTCTCCGCCGGAAGTGAAGGCCAGAACTTGCATGCTGTAGTTCGTATACTTTTTCAGGCCGTGCAGAATGGTCTCGCTGGAAGACGTGATCTTCGTGTCCTTCGTGTTCTCGTCATACCACGTGTCGGAGGGTCCATAGATTACCTGAAATAAGTATTTAAAGATTCTATCGTGAAAgatttttacatctttttcttctcaaGTCGCGCTTTTACTAACTTTGTAGCCGGTGATCACGCCATTGGCCGCGATGAGAGGTGGTGACATCCAGGACACTCGAATAGTCTGAGATGTTAGAGTTGTGCAAGTGGTGTCGTGAGGTGGTTGCTCAGGTACGCCCTCCGCTGTGTGCTGTCTGCGTTCTTCGCTCATAGGGCCAGAACCGACCTTGTTGAACGCCTGAACCACCACGCCGTACTGCGTATAAGTCTTGAGGTTCATGATCTGCAAGTGGTGCTCCTTTCCATCTTCCTTGGAGAACTCGACGGTCTCGAACATGTACGGCTTGTCGGCTGATTGTCTATATCCAACGTAGTAACCAAGAATCTCGCCGTTCCAGTCTTCGCGTGGCGGCGGTTTCCATGTTACCTgggtaattcataaaaattgcataaaattatgtaatttagttatttaattatcgcaattcgtattaatttacttaattcgattgatttaatttagtttatcGTGTTATTGTAGTTTTGAAGCCACAATTGCAACCGATCGTTACCTTAAGCGTGTGCTGATCGAGAGCGTCCACTTTGACGGAAGTCGGCGGGCCGCTAGGCGCTTCCTCGGCCGTGATGATCGTGACTGTGTCGGAAGGATCGGACGTGCCGATTTCGTTCTCAGCGACGATTCGGAGGTGATACGTGGTCGCGGGCCTCAAGTTGAACACTCCGGCTACATTCTGTCGAGAGCCAGGTACGAGCACTCGGTCGATGTCGGTTTCCCAGGAGCCCTTACTGATCTTGTACTCGATGACGTATCGCGTGATCGGGCTATTTCCATCGTAAGGCGCGGCCCATGATAACTGCACCGAACGCCCCGATTTATCCAACACCTTGAGACCATAGGGGACTTCCGGCACctctataaaaaattgtgcgAATTACATCGACATTCcagacatttaaaaaatatttactgatATTAATCGCATAAACCAACCTTGTACGATCATATTGATGCTGGTGTCGTCGCTGCCGAAGGCGTTCGTGGCCACGCAGGTGAACAACGCGGAATCGGTTCTCTCGGTTCGTTTGATGCTCAAGTCGGACAGCACTCCGTTGGCCAAGATCTCTTCGCGAATAGTGTAGCGAGGATCGCTCTTCGTGTCCAGTCTCTTGTTGTTCATGTTCCATAGAATGCCGATCGGTTTCTCTCCTTGCGCCTCGCATTGCAATACGGCTGGCTCTCCGCGACGAGCAGTCTGGTTTCGCAGTTTGATCTCGAATTGCGGAGGGGCTGAGAGATTGCAAGAGGGCACAACGTACAAAACTCGCCAGAAATAACAACGAGATGCGAGAGGTTactgaaatatcgaaaactCGAACCTTGAACCGAGATGAGAATGACGGCGGACAGGCCAGATCCGATGCCGTTGACAGCCTCGCAAAGGTAATAGCCTTCGTTCgtcttttgaatattattgATCGAGAGGGTGCCATCCTCCACGCTGATGTCGGGGTTGCTCAGTTTCAGGTCGGTGTAATCTCCCGGCGTATCCCCTGCGAAGCGGAATAAATTGACAATTAACGCTCGTGACTGGATTAAGAGACCGGCGTTTATCAGATCGTGGATTTGATAAGCGCGACTCACCAGCAGCTCTCTTCCATGTGACTTGCGGCTTGGGGAATCCGTCGGCTTTGCATTCGACTCGTGCGTCAGATCCCTGAGCGAATGCCTTATCAGTGGGCTCCAGAATCCAACGTGGAGGTACTGTTACAGAACAAACAGATTA
This genomic interval carries:
- the LOC105287780 gene encoding Down syndrome cell adhesion molecule-like protein Dscam2 isoform X28, producing MRNQVKISELCEAGIRMWREPPGGGCKTPTHVIAMLLLAAFLALTTVVSAEDESMGPVFVKEPPNRIDFSNGTGAVVECQARGNPQPDIIWVRSDGTAVGDVPGLRQVLPNGNLVFPPFRAEDYRQEVHAQVYSCLARSSAGSVHSRDVNVRAVVTQPYNPEILTEYVIRGNSAILKCSIPSYIAEFVTVEAWIREDKEVYLPEDPAVVQDGKYLVLPSGELHIRDVGPEDGYKTYQCRTKHRLTGETRLSATKGRLVITEPIGSKAPAFAGDAKLSLLVRRANMDVSLPCNAQGHPPPVSRWYKFIEGTSRRQPVQLNERVRQVSGTLIIREARVEDSGKYLCIVNNSVGGESVETVLTVTAPLTAEIEPSTQTIDFGRPATFTCTVQGNPIKTISWLKDGKPLGLEDRVLRIESVKKEDKGMYQCFVRNDQESAQATAELKLGGRFEPPQIRQAFAEETLQPGPSMFLNCVASGNPTPEITWELDGKRLSNTERLQVGQYVTVNGDVVSHLNISSIHTNDGGLYKCIAASKVGSAEHSARLNVYGLPFIRHMDKKAIVAGETLRVTCPVAGYPIESIVWERDTRVLPINRKQKVFPNGTLIIENVERMSDQATYTCVARNAQGYSARGTLEVQVMVAPDIAPFVISEKPANWGETVTATCTVLKGDHPIQIEWALNGEPISHDFSDITIVTNKRVSLLTIDAVTASHAGEYTCVATNAAGGTSYSASLAVNVPPRWILEPTDKAFAQGSDARVECKADGFPKPQVTWKRAAGDTPGDYTDLKLSNPDISVEDGTLSINNIQKTNEGYYLCEAVNGIGSGLSAVILISVQAPPQFEIKLRNQTARRGEPAVLQCEAQGEKPIGILWNMNNKRLDTKSDPRYTIREEILANGVLSDLSIKRTERTDSALFTCVATNAFGSDDTSINMIVQEVPEVPYGLKVLDKSGRSVQLSWAAPYDGNSPITRYVIEYKISKGSWETDIDRVLVPGSRQNVAGVFNLRPATTYHLRIVAENEIGTSDPSDTVTIITAEEAPSGPPTSVKVDALDQHTLKVTWKPPPREDWNGEILGYYVGYRQSADKPYMFETVEFSKEDGKEHHLQIMNLKTYTQYGVVVQAFNKVGSGPMSEERRQHTAEGVPEQPPHDTTCTTLTSQTIRVSWMSPPLIAANGVITGYKVIYGPSDTWYDENTKDTKITSSSETILHGLKKYTNYSMQVLAFTSGGDGVKSAPIHCQTEQDAPEAPIAIKALVMSAESILISWRPPSQPNGVISQYTVYTKADNAEEPTSQKVPPNQLTHEASGLDKQRRYEFWVTASTNIGEGEASKIVTLGPSVRVPAKIASFDDKFTATYKEDVKLPCLTVGVPAPEVTWKVRGATLQPSDRLRQLPEGSLFIKEVDRADAGEYSCYVENSFGHDTVTHQLVVHAPPHSPQVTLTATTTNSLTMKLRPHPTDNAPIHGYTIHYKPEFGDWETVQISSTAQKYTLENLWCGSRYQIYVTAYNGIGTGDPSDILNTRTKGSKPIIPEAARFIEVSTNSITLHLSAWSDGGCPMLYFVVEHKKKHQQEWNQVSNNVKPGGNFVVLDLDPASWYYLRVTAHNNAGFAVAEYEFATLTVTGGTIAPARELPDVNGGGNDDDPMKIFMANLNLIVPVAAAILVIFVAVIVMCFLRGKSHGSDKDDVVYQQTGVGGATLDKRRSDLRDELGYIAPPNRKLPPVPGSNYNTCDRIKRGGTGSVRSHSTWDPRRHMYEELSHYVPNRRCPPPPRMGSAEGLPHRGMEDEICPYATFHLLGFREEMDPSKAMQFQTFPHPGNGHSGTMGPPVGHPTNASAHSRSGSQSMPRQNGRYSRVPSQGGGSGTHNVFSPEYDDPANCAPEEDQYGSQYGSQYGAPYDHYGSRGSVGRRSVGSIRNIPVSGSPEPPPPPPRNHQDQNNSSFNDSKESNEISEAECDRDQLVNRNYGVNARGKDGMTTEEMRKLIERKPNEAPGRQTGSPHGGHGGLLTPYDTVAV
- the LOC105287780 gene encoding Down syndrome cell adhesion molecule-like protein Dscam2 isoform X3, translated to MRNQVKISELCEAGIRMWREPPGGGCKTPTHVIAMLLLAAFLALTTVVSAEDESMGPVFVKEPPNRIDFSNGTGAVVECQARGNPQPDIIWVRSDGTAVGDVPGLRQVLPNGNLVFPPFRAEDYRQEVHAQVYSCLARSSAGSVHSRDVNVRAVVTQPYNPEILTEYVIRGNSAILKCSIPSYIAEFVTVEAWIREDKEVYLPEDPAVVQDGKYLVLPSGELHIRDVGPEDGYKTYQCRTKHRLTGETRLSATKGRLVITEPVGLAKPKFSTIDKSRTFEIAEDQGLTLQCPAQAYPVPVFKWYKFIEGTSRRQPVQLNERVRQVSGTLIIREARVEDSGKYLCIVNNSVGGESVETVLTVTAPLTAEIEPSTQTIDFGRPATFTCTVQGNPIKTISWLKDGKPLGLEDRVLRIESVKKEDKGMYQCFVRNDQESAQATAELKLGGRFEPPQIRQAFAEETLQPGPSMFLNCVASGNPTPEITWELDGKRLSNTERLQVGQYVTVNGDVVSHLNISSIHTNDGGLYKCIAASKVGSAEHSARLNVYGLPFIRHMDKKAIVAGETLRVTCPVAGYPIESIVWERDTRVLPINRKQKVFPNGTLIIENVERMSDQATYTCVARNAQGYSARGTLEVQVMVAPQIAPFSIGDEPANWGEAVSAVCTIVKGDLPIEVSWALNGEPITKENYGDVSISRNSKRVSVMTIEAVSPRHAGEYTCTASNAAGATSYSATLAVNVPPRWILEPTDKAFAQGSDARVECKADGFPKPQVTWKRAAGDTPGDYTDLKLSNPDISVEDGTLSINNIQKTNEGYYLCEAVNGIGSGLSAVILISVQAPPQFEIKLRNQTARRGEPAVLQCEAQGEKPIGILWNMNNKRLDTKSDPRYTIREEILANGVLSDLSIKRTERTDSALFTCVATNAFGSDDTSINMIVQEVPEVPYGLKVLDKSGRSVQLSWAAPYDGNSPITRYVIEYKISKGSWETDIDRVLVPGSRQNVAGVFNLRPATTYHLRIVAENEIGTSDPSDTVTIITAEEAPSGPPTSVKVDALDQHTLKVTWKPPPREDWNGEILGYYVGYRQSADKPYMFETVEFSKEDGKEHHLQIMNLKTYTQYGVVVQAFNKVGSGPMSEERRQHTAEGVPEQPPHDTTCTTLTSQTIRVSWMSPPLIAANGVITGYKVIYGPSDTWYDENTKDTKITSSSETILHGLKKYTNYSMQVLAFTSGGDGVKSAPIHCQTEQDAPEAPIAIKALVMSAESILISWRPPSQPNGVISQYTVYTKADNAEEPTSQKVPPNQLTHEASGLDKQRRYEFWVTASTNIGEGEASKIVTLGPSVRVPAKIASFDDKFTATYKEDVKLPCLTVGVPAPEVTWKVRGATLQPSDRLRQLPEGSLFIKEVDRADAGEYSCYVENSFGHDTVTHQLVVHAPPHSPQVTLTATTTNSLTMKLRPHPTDNAPIHGYTIHYKPEFGDWETVQISSTAQKYTLENLWCGSRYQIYVTAYNGIGTGDPSDILNTRTKGSKPIIPEAARFIEVSTNSITLHLSAWSDGGCPMLYFVVEHKKKHQQEWNQVSNNVKPGGNFVVLDLDPASWYYLRVTAHNNAGFAVAEYEFATLTVTGGTIAPPVRNGGNGDNTADVRRYFPWLPSWLDVNVVVPVGATVVVIIVGIVVICVALSRRTRGPEQTRLRGISSADEKYYEGQYDVVYQQTGVGGATLDKRRSDLRDELGYIAPPNRKLPPVPGSNYNTCDRIKRGGTGSVRSHSTWDPRRHMYEELSHYVPNRRCPPPPRMGSAEGLPHRGMEDEICPYATFHLLGFREEMDPSKAMQFQTFPHPGNGHSGTMGPPVGHPTNASAHSRSGSQSMPRQNGRYSRVPSQGGGSGTHNVFSPEYDDPANCAPEEDQYGSQYGSQYGAPYDHYGSRGSVGRRSVGSIRNIPVSGSPEPPPPPPRNHQDQNNSSFNDSKESNEISEAECDRDQLVNRNYGVNARGKDGMTTEEMRKLIERKPNEAPGRQTGSPHGGHGGLLTPYDTVAV